From one Culex quinquefasciatus strain JHB chromosome 3, VPISU_Cqui_1.0_pri_paternal, whole genome shotgun sequence genomic stretch:
- the LOC6043343 gene encoding tetraspanin-9, translating to MGNSGYTCIRRMFCSFNVLIWICGGGFLAIGVWLRFAAPGYATLLPDHAGLSADYVFMAIGAISFVIAFFGCCGSWFESRCFLIIYFMLVVMLFLSEFLLGSLAFVFRGGIGRMLVHELKYGIEKHYNVTDRGGILAPSVASIWDKLQVELQCCGVSSYEDWYDISAWPGERWVPRSCCRPRYGSVYTEGSGDDLAGGDCRKSGDPSLLWDKSCGQILQMWFIQRLHVVGIVGLVIAFLQLFGLISSMLIFCTVKHKRKSSKTYKSYSPSVDTTLNRNSTGTYLDD from the exons ATGGGAAATTCCGGCTACACGTGCATACGGCGGATGTTTTGCTCGTTTAACGTACTGATATGG ATTTGCGGCGGTGGCTTTCTGGCGATCGGCGTGTGGCTGCGATTCGCGGCCCCGGGCTATGCCACGTTGCTTCCGGACCATGCCGGGCTCAGTGCGGACTACGTGTTCATGGCCATTGGTGCCATTAGTTTTGTCATCGCTTTCTTCGGCTGTTGCGGTTCCTGGTTCGAGTCCAGGTGTTTCCTCATCATA TACTTCATGCTGGTGGTGATGCTGTTCCTCAGTGAATTCCTGCTGGGTTCACTCGCGTTCGTATTCCGCGGTGGAATCGGCCGGATGTTGGTGCACGAGCTAAAGTACGGCATCGAGAAGCACTACAACGTGACCGACCGGGGAGGCATCCTGGCACCGTCGGTCGCGTCCATCTGGGACAAGCTGCAGGTAGAG TTGCAATGCTGCGGAGTGAGCTCGTACGAGGACTGGTACGACATTAGTGCTTGGCCTGGCGAACGTTGGGTTCCCCGATCATGCTGCCGCCCACGGTACGGTTCAGTATACACGGAAGGTTCCGGCGATGATCTGGCGGGTGGCGATTGCCGCAA ATCCGGTGATCCTTCGCTGCTGTGGGACAAAAGTTGCGGCCAAATTCTCCAAATGTGGTTCATCCAGCGACTACACGTCGTTGGTATCGTCGGTCTAGTCATAGCATTTCTACAG CTATTTGGTCTGATATCCTCGATGCTGATATTCTGCACCGTCAAGCACAAACGAAAATCATCGAAAACGTACAAGTCTTACTCGCCTTCGGTGGATACGACCCTGAACCGAAACAGCACGGGGACGTATCTGGACGATTGA